In the Balaenoptera ricei isolate mBalRic1 chromosome 1, mBalRic1.hap2, whole genome shotgun sequence genome, ACGATCCGGGAACTAATTTTTTTAGGGCTGTTAACATAGTGTGGAAGGGCCTCTCACCTTTTCGAAAAGAAGAGGGCTTATTATTTGTTCGGTAACTTGGTTTCTTGGAATATTAAATGAAATCTCGAATGTTTAATGTTCACGATAGGGAggcaattttttatatttaagaactGACTTGGCTTGTTACGGCTTGTGAAACTTATTTTAAGACGGGGAGGAGTCAAGAGTTCATAACCAAAGGAAGAGCTGCAAGACGTAAACACGTTGGGAGAGGAGGCTTTGTGAAAACAGATATGTGATGTGTCCAAAGACTGGGAAATTCTGGTGGGACTTTAAAAACATGGTCTTTAGGAAAGATTTTAAGCCCATTTCTTGGCATGGCTGTAAAGGTTAATGCTTCCATGGTTTAACATTTTGGTCACAAAATCCGTGTGAGAATCTGAAAGGTTCCTAGGAAAAAGATGCAACTTGTTGCGGGATTTGGCGGACACCCCTCCCCACATTCCTCAGGGGTTCCTGGATCTCGAGGGTTTTAAAATGATGACAGTTACAAGGTCAAAGCCATCTTGAGAGAcattattttctgccttttagtTCAGGAAGTAGTCACTCTTTAACTATTTCTGTAGTAAATGTAAATAATCACTTTCTCCTCTGTTTTTGAattcaaataatgaaatatttgcttttctagCTAAGACTTCTCTCAAACTTGTGTGCTGAGGAGACTCAGATGTTGGCCTCAGCTCCTAGGCTGAACTCAGCAGATCGGCCCATGAAAACTTCTGTATTGAGACAAAGGAAAGGATCTATCAGAAAGCAACATCTATTATCCTGGGCGTGGCAGCAAGGAAGAGGACAGGTGGTGGAAATCCTGCAATCTGAAAAGCAGACTGAAAGGTATCAAAAACTTCCCGTTGTAATGGGGCAGGCATTTTATGATGGACTCATCctaaacagtttttatttttagatagaGGATTATTCGGATTTGTGGATAAGCTCACTTTTCTTAGAAAGGTAGTAAAGTGCATGTAATGAAGTGTGAACAGTATAGTGAAGTTAAAGCAGCTGAATAGCACGTATTTGAGTCTTACCCAAGATTTCTGGAGTTACAAATTGGAGCTATTTAAGTTTCTTAAAGTTTTGAACTATTTGAAGTGGAATTCTACTCAATGTTTTGTTTGCATTCACTTACAGGTGACAAAGAAGCTGAAGATGGGTGGTGGCGAGAGGTATAACATTCCAGCCCCTCAGTCTAGAAATGTTAGTAAGAACCAACAACAGCTTAGTAGACAGAAGACCAAGGATCAGAATTCCCAGATGAAGATTGTtcataagaaaaaggaaagaggacaTACTTATAATTCATCAGCAGCTGCATGGCAGGCCATGCAAAGTGGGGGGAAGaacaaaaattttccaaataatcaAAACTGGAACTCTAGCTTGTCAAGCCCCACCTTACTTTTTAAGTCTCCAACTAATCAGAACTATGCTGGAGCCAAATTTAGTGAGCCGCCATCACCAAGTGTTCTTCCTAAACCACCAAGCCACTGGGTTCCTGTTTCCTTTAATCCTTCTGAtaaagaaataatgacatttcAACTTAAAACCTTACTTAAAGTACAGGTGTAAAATGAGATAAAGTATTAATGTGTTTAAATTTAGTCATATTTAGGGATAATTGGCAATTGTCTCAGACCAAATTCACTAGGGAATTTAATGTGTAAAACTGCTAATTAATGTAGAAAATATAATTAGACTTAACTGTTTTGTGTGTTATGTGCACTGTGATGGTAGAATCAGTGCAacttaaaataactaaattattGATAATTGTACTTCATATAAAATACTAAGTGTTCTCAATTGAGTAACCAAGTGAAACCAGTCAAGTTTAGACTTGGGGAATGGTAAAGGAATCAACTTTTTCTGTTGCCTGTTGGGGGAAAATAGTAATTTAAGATTATCATTCACAGATCAGCAGATTGACTTGTTGAGATCTGGTAAATGATTATAAGCATCCAGTTAAGACATACAGGGGTTGAAAACTAGTTGAATATTTGAAAGTTTAATGTCCTAGAAACACCTAAACCAGTAATATGCCAACAATCTGATGCACTgccaaaagaaaatgtgaatttttttttagagtatagTTGTATTTTAGTGAACTGTATGGTGGTGAATGCGGAAAGGGCACTAGGGGCTATTTAGAATGAAACAGTATACCCCATTGTCCCTGTTACTGACATGCAGTGGATAGGTGTCTGCCAACAAATGCACCGAAAccattttttatagaaatagtaTTCGGTGTTCACCGAGTAGCTTTCAGAATACACTTTTGTATTATGGCACTGCACAAGCTATTCTGACAGTGATCTGGCTTCAAATCATCCCTGCACAGCTTGTTTAAAGTTGGGAGCTATATAATGTGAAAGTTTTACGTACCTAGGAAAGAGccatgtaaatatatgtaataaactTGTAGCATatgtaaagttttcttggcatttATCCtacaaaaatagaatattttagtaTGAATTTGCTGAATGTAAGACATGGACTCCTTTTATACTATGGCCTAATTTTAAAGGTCCAAAAAAACCTTGTTTTTAAAGTTTGCCCTTGTGCTAAAGTGCCACTGTACGTATACTATGATTGATCTTGTTGTAAACTATATTTCAAAGTAAATCCTAGTGTAAGAAGTTTTATATAACTGAAAAggttttaagctgctaaaacACTTCCTATTTTTGAGAGATGTGAAATGCAGTATgggattattttaatttctttcttaagcCCAAAGATGAACTATTAAGGGGTTCCTCTAACCTTAAAAGATTCATTTTGGCTTTCAACAGTTTGTGTAACCTATGAGTATAGTGTACAATgccagcgttttttttttttttttggtcaacagGTGCAACCCAGGGGACCACTCATAGCAAAAGATGCAATTTCTTGCCTAATACCATGATAACATGTTTTGTTTACCTTAAAGATAAGCGCTAATTATAACAGCCAACCCAATGAATTAAAAGGAAAGCGTGGGGGGGGGTCTATTTAGAATATGGTGGTAGGTGCCCTCTTTTCTCATTTGGCAGCTTTTTTGATACTTTTAAGCAAATGGGTAAGTTGTATTTCTCCTAATAAATTCAGGTGAGATAATATTGCCCACATCAAATAATGATATCCTGAAGACAAGTTTATATAATAGTACTTAATGTACATACAGGAATTTGAagcatgaaattaaaaaataaaattgctttttccCATGTCTTGTTTTTATTGTATAAAAATTGTTATGACTATGTAATATTCTTAGAATGCACATAATTAACCCTACTGAAATACAATAGGACTGTTGGTTTTAAGAGGCAACCAGTTTGCTAACCGATAGACATTTGGATTAGCAGCTATACCGTTAAGAAAGCAACTGTGGCTTCCCAGCAGGGCTAACAGTAAACGGCCACAGAATATTACTTTGGAAACTTACATAAAGCTTCTGAATTCATCTCATACCAAATTGAGTAAAGCAGGTTTAACCGCCTGTCTCCCTCTTCTTTAAGATGACTTAGGTAAACACAAGAGTTCTTGTCAATTTGAGAAATGCTGCAaattttttctataaacctaTTATTTTCACAAGGGGACCTTGGAGGAGAAAAAAGACACAAGAACTAAACTGGCAATTTCTATACTAAGCAAGCAGTGAATCCCAGGGCCAGGCTGTATTTTCTCCTGCAAACTGTCAGAATAAATTGATTTGGCAGAAATTAATAAtgtcttttttcctgtttattcccAGTGTAATTTCTATTAACAGTGCCAAGAATTGCCCAGTTCTTTGCAGTACTGCACTGGAATCCCACTAGAGTCAACAATTTTCATCCCAAGCATCTTTATGTTAGGTTTTGATGTATACATGTAAATACAGTATATACTAGATTTTTGGTTTGGGACGGACTCAAGTGGTAAAAGTGTTCAGAGAAGAGCACATTGGCTTTAactacaaaaatttttaatagctACGGTTAACTTAAAAAGTTAATTGTATTGATATCTCATACCTTAGAAAGGTACTAATAAAGTTATGGTTAGCGTACAGGAAGTATGGTTGACATGAATTTCTCAAATCGTACTTGTAAGAACCACAAAGTTGTTAGAGCTCATCTACCCTGTAGGGCTGCAGTCAGCCATAGCATGAGCCTTGTCAGTGCTACAATTTAAACTTGTATCTTTCTGATGGCAGCATATATAGTATGATGGAATCTTGAGCCCATAACCTATCTTTACACTTAAGTTCTGGTAAATTCTCTTCATCCCAGAAGCAAGCACAAAGTggaaaaaaactgaaggaaaacacTAGTTTTCTAGTGTTTCTTTAACTTTCTCATAGGCAATTACTTCGTAAACCAAGTGGGATAGAGTACATCTCAAACCTCTTACACAAATGAGGAAAGCCTACCCAGCCACAAATCTGTCAGGCAGAactaaacctaaaaaaaaaaaaaaaaatccaagatttTTTGGATCCTAGACCAGTTTATTTCATTATCTAGCATTCAGAGATGTGCTCTACAACAAACGACACAAAAAGGCCTTTTACTTCTTTACAAACTACTCTATGtcaattttcaacaaaatgaaTTTACATGCCTTGCTTTGTACTCCAAATAAAAAAGGAATCCCATCTTTAACATAAGGGTGAAACAACTGTTAGGAATACATAGAAACAACACAATGAACATAAGCGACACTGCTGGAGGAAGGGACAAAGGGAAAACCCCAAAAAGATCCTTTTCCATAGCAGCTAGCTATGTCTTACAGATGTCAGTCGTTGAAGATGAATAGGTTgctgacttctttcatcagtgaggACAATTCACTCCTGGGACTCCTAAAAGCTTTGACAGACCGCCTAGTTGAACACTTACTTTATTCCTGAGCTGCCACTGTGCTGTTCAAGTCACAGCCTCCCCACTTCAAAATTATCTCAGGATTTTGTAAACAGGAATATGGTCAAAATGCAATACGAGATTGAAATTTGGAAAGCCAGGCTGGAAAGTGAGTCAACAGCTGTTGAGATCTTGGATTACATTTAACCCCTTTTCCATCCAAGAAAGTTACAAATACTTTTTGTAattaaactattttcataaaTCTATTAAATCTTCTAAGTGAACTCTAGATTCCATTATAttaattgtattgttataaaattTCCCCATTTGATAAAAAAATGAACCAAATGAAAAACCTTGGACACTTAATCTAGTatctgccacttactgtgtgatctcaggcaagtttgaaaaattaaaacgggtaaaaatacctccatttcatatCTCCCTTAGGTATATTCTGCTATATTTTCAAAATCTTTATAAATTAAAGGCTTAAACACTTCTGTATTTTTAGATGAGTAACTTCACGCAAAAAGTTTTAATtgtggcagaaataaagacaaaaatcaaatatGCAAATGATGAAATCAATGTATAGATAAACTTCATATCCTAATAAGGAACTAAGGAATCCAAAACATTTTGTGATActataaaagttatttattcaCTATACACAGAACATGTCCCCTATAAAATGTACATGTAAATCACTAGAAAGTATATTTGGTGAACATTTTCTCAATTACAGAACATACTAAATCAGTTGGGAATAACAGCTGTCTGCCTCAAAATAATCTAATTATAGCACCCAGAGTCTCCTTTACATCTGATGCAAAGTTAAATACTTATTTTGGGGATTGTTTCCTAACGTGTTTGAGGAGGCAGAGTTAACAATTATATATAACTCTAGTATATTACAGTCACTGCACAGTAAATCAGTTTATTACAgattaaaacatcattttttcattatttgtatTAATGGGATGAAAACAAATACTGGATACTTTTAAATGGCAAATAACCACAAAATTACTTATCTTTGATAGTATATTGGGTTTTATAATTACATAGGATATAAATGGTGTAAAATAGTTATAATACACCTCAAACAAAACAGTGAGGCCACACTGTAATGATTCACTAGATTGTGCTCAGTagacatttattgaataagtgaattttatctatttttctcccCAATTACCCAGTACAATTTTTGCCCACAGtaagggctcagtaaatgtttgctgaatatacTGACTAGGAAAGAGGTGAGAAGAGATGGACCCTCTTAGCTGGATGTCAAGTATAATTGGAATTTATGTGGGAGAGTGTTTAAGGAAGATGTAAACCGCATGTGGCATACAAGTAAGGAAACTCAGATGCCAACAAAGCAAACCATTAAGCAGAAAACACTGGCACTGGAATAAACAAAGGCAAGATTTGCCAATAGCAAAAACAGAACTGACTTTTAAGAGATAAGCAAGTTTATACTGGACCATACCTTTTCTCACCCAATTCAGTTTGAGACAGACCAATAGAGGCACTGTAAGAGACTATGGCTGTCTTCCTTGATATTCAAACATCCTAGTTTCCAATTTAACATGGACCTGTTACCCATGAATCAATATAAACCTATTCAGATTTAGGGATTAGTTTCCACAAGTACAAAGttgaatttccttttatttgtccTAAAATGCTTACTTTCAAACTTGAAGGGACTTCAATTATTCCATGTAGTTTCGAtaacattcttttatcttttcagaCCAGAGTCAAAATATTC is a window encoding:
- the PNRC2 gene encoding proline-rich nuclear receptor coactivator 2, producing the protein MGGGERYNIPAPQSRNVSKNQQQLSRQKTKDQNSQMKIVHKKKERGHTYNSSAAAWQAMQSGGKNKNFPNNQNWNSSLSSPTLLFKSPTNQNYAGAKFSEPPSPSVLPKPPSHWVPVSFNPSDKEIMTFQLKTLLKVQV